The Arachis hypogaea cultivar Tifrunner chromosome 16, arahy.Tifrunner.gnm2.J5K5, whole genome shotgun sequence genome contains a region encoding:
- the LOC112757600 gene encoding uncharacterized protein — protein sequence MLGLVETKLQVVNKFDVVRIWGSDAVGWEFVGSIGMSGGLLLMWDELLFRMNNCYKGDRWLCVEGVLLKNEFNCAFCLVYGPHMRIEKLAVWEELSYIAGLCQVPICYMGDFNEVLQVDERKNQDRLSTSAEEFKSWIQDMQLVDLPLNDHKLKALTVPLGRWHKEKFGDLEKKIQHFEEEIKKVDDLVGNGVYDGTMEARRKALVSCCKQWYVRKEIHWKQMSRSRHAKDMDKNTRYFHSLASARRRNNRIDALMINGRLVRNQARIKIAIRDFYRELYHQERSPVIGFRDGLVNRIKEEESSALESIPSLVEIREAVWDCESSKAPGSDGYNMNFIKKCWDEIGTEFLTAVLDFFRSSRLPPDSNVTWVALALKFTGAKEIKDLRPISMVGCIYKVISKVMVRRMRSVMPGLVGETQSAFVKGRKIHDGALIACETVQWLKTRKKKAAIIKLDFQKAYDRVKWNFVDIVLQKMGFGRRWREWVRECIGSASMAILINGSPSKPFKMERGLRQGDSLSPFLFVLVVEVLHRMIGEAVRNRQISPLLVGKENIELSHLQFADDTILFCPPEEETVRNYARLLSIGPTTCVVFWGCKEANLLVRYLGIPLGANPRRVKTWKPIIDKVEEKLSLWKAKVLNKAGKLVLIKSVLNSLPVYYLSLYKMPKAVAEKLISLQRRFLWSKEEGRNGIALVKWEVVQAPKKEGGLGVGDAVIRNSALLFKWWWRFSKEECPLWKKVVCSCYDLKPNMMLSTQPLPTKGGPWKDICQLQLKDSNVRDKMITGLSMEVGDGRRTLFWEDVWLQGGSLKLRFPRLFSISNQQGSVIGDCGFWDGLEWVWNFQWRRGLYQWELELLNRLHEALRPINLASDKQDRLVWKYGKEGIFSTNSFVQVVQSETISEDITSFSFTRTIWKGLVPPRVELFIWFVLIGRVNTKERLHRFGILRHGDNICVFCKRDVEYIYHLFLGCEFIWQVWCRWLSDFGRAWSIPGSLKEHFESWTGVVNRNEERNRWLRCFFAVIWNIWLERNRRIFNSKEGDSEEVYQWSLTSYGEWSSRNLVVVDGNAGDDNRDS from the exons ATGTTAGGCTTGGTtgaaacaaaattgcaagttgTAAATAAATTTGATGTTGTACGTATTTGGGGTAGCGATGCGGTGGGTTGGGAGTTTGTTGGATCGATAGGCATGTCTGGGGGTCTATTATTAATGTGGGATGAGCTACTTTTTAGAATGAATAACTGTTATAAAGGGGATAGGTGGCTATGTGTTGAGGgagttcttttgaaaaatgagTTCAACTGTGCTTTCTGTTTGGTTTATGGTCCTCATATGAGAATTGAAAAACTTGCTGTTTGGGAGGAACTGAGTTATATAGCAGGGTTATGTCAAGTCCCGATATGCTACATGGGAGACTTCAATGAGGTGTTACAAGTTGATGAAAGGAAAAATCAGGACAGGTTATCAACGTCTGCAGAAGAATTCAAGAGCTGGATCCAAGATATGCAGTTAGTGGACTTACCGCTGAATGATC ATAAATTGAAGGCTCTTACGGTGCCTTTGGGAAGATGGCATAAAGAGAAATTTGGTGACTTGGAAAAGAAAATTCAGCATTTTGAGGAGGAGATTAAGAAGGTGGATGATCTGGTTGGAAATGGTGTCTATGATGGTACAATGGAGGCTAGAAGAAAGGCTCTAGTAAGCTGTTGCAAGCAGTGGTATGTGAGGAAAGAGATACACTGGAAGCAGATGTCGCGTTCTAGGCATGCGAAGGACATGGATAAAAACACACGATACTTTCATAGCCTGGCGTCGGCAAGAAGAAGGAACAATAGGATTGATGCTTTGATGATTAATGGAAGGTTGGTAAGAAATCAAGCCAGGATCAAGATTGCCATCAGAGATTTTTACAGAGAGTTGTATCACCAAGAGAGATCCCCGGTAATAGGGTTTAGGGATGGTCTGGTTAACCGGATTAAAGAGGAAGAATCCAGTGCATTGGAGAGCATACCATCATTGGTGGAGATTAGGGAGGCTGTTTGGGACTGTGAATCCTCTAAGGCTCCAGGTAGTGATGGGTATAATATGAACTTCATAAAAAAGTGCTGGGATGAGATTGGCACAGAGTTCTTGACAGCTGTTCTGGATTTCTTTCGGTCATCAAGGTTGCCGCCTGATTCCAATGTTACTTGGGTGGCTCTTGCTCTGAAGTTCACTGGAGCTAAGGAGATAAAAGATCTCAGGCCGATCAGCATGGTTGGCTGCATCTACAAAGTTATTTCAAAGGTGATGGTCAGAAGGATGAGATCAGTAATGCCAGGCTTAGTAGGAGAGACTCAAAGTGCTTTTGTGAAAGGTCGAAAAATTCATGATGGGGCTCTGATTGCGTGCGAAACAGTGCAATGGCTGAAGACGAGGAAGAAGAAGGCAGCAATTATCAAATTAGATTTTCAGAAGGCTTATGATAGAGTGAAGTGGAACTTTGTGGATATTGTGCTACAGAAGATGGGATTTGGTCGTAGATGGAGAGAGTGGGTTAGAGAGTGTATCGGTTCGGCGTCCATGGCAATTCTGATAAATGGTTCCCCTTCCAAACCTTTCAAGATGGAGAGAGGCTTGAGACAAGGTGACTCATTGTCCCCGTTCTTGTTTGTACTGGTAGTGGAGGTCTTACACAGGATGATAGGGGAGGCAGTGAGAAACAGACAAATCTCGCCGCTGTTGGTGGGAAAGGAAAACATAGAGTTATCACATCTTCAGTTCGCAGACGACACTATTTTATTCTGTCCACCGGAGGAGGAGACCGTTAGAAACTATGCCAGACTGTTAAG CATTGGACCGACAACATGTGTAGTTTTTTGGGGGTGTAAAGAAGCGAACCTCCTAGTCCGATACCTTGGTATTCCTCTAGGAGCAAATCCAAGGCGGGTAAAGACATGGAAGCCGATAATTGACAAGGTTGAGGAAAAGCTCAGTTTGTGGAAGGCTAAGGTGCTAAATAAAGCGGGTAAGCTAGTCCTTATTAAGTCTGTGTTGAATAGCTTGCCAGTGTACTATCTGAGCCTGTACAAGATGCCGAAGGCCGTGGCAGAAAAGTTGATATCATTACAGAGAAGATTCTTATGGAGTAAGGAGGAAGGTAGGAACGGGATAGCACTAGTCAAGTGGGAAGTGGTTCAGGCCCCTAAAAAGGAGGGTGGCTTGGGGGTAGGAGATGCAGTGATTAGAAACTCTGCCCTattatttaagtggtggtggcgattTTCGAAGGAGGAGTGTCCTTTATGGAAGAAGGTTGTTTGCTCCTGTTACGACTTGAAGCCCAATATGATGTTATCTACTCAGCCATTGCCTACTAAGGGGGGACCATGGAAGGACATATGCCAGTTGCAGCTCAAGGATAGTAATGTTAGGGACAAGATGATTACTGGGTTGTCTATGGAGGTGGGTGATGGCAGGAGGACTCTTTTCTGGGAAGATGTCTGGTTACAAGGCGGTTCCCTCAAGTTGAGGTTTCCGAGACTTTTCTCTATTTCAAATCAGCAAGGATCTGTCATAGGGGATtgcgggttttgggatgggttagagtgggtaTGGAACTTTCAGTGGAGGCGAGGCCTATATCAATGGGAGTTGGAATTATTGAATAGGTTACATGAAGCTTTAAGGCCTATAAATCTAGCAAGTGATAAGCAAGACAGACTTGTGTGGAAGTATGGCAAGGAAGgaattttttcaactaactcttttgtgcaggtgGTGCAATCAGAGACTATCTCAGAGGATATCACAAGCTTCAGCTTCACCAGAACCATTTGGAAAGGTTTGGTGCCACCACGAGTGGAGTTATTTATTTGGTTTGTTCTGATAGGTAGAGTAAATACTAAAGAAAGACTACATCGATTTGGAATTCTTAGGCATGGAGACAATATATGTGTGTTTTGTAAAAGAGATGTTGAATATATTTACCACTTGTTCTTGGGGTGTGAGTTTATTTGGCAGGTATGGTGTCGATGGCTTTCTGATTTCGGAAGAGCGTGGTCTATTCCGGGCTCACTAAAGGAACATTTTGAGAGTTGGACAGGCGTCGTGAACAGAAATGAGGAGCGGAATCGGTGGCTAAGGTGCTTCTTTGCGGTCATTTGGAATATATGGCTGGAGAGGAACAGACGTATTTTTAATTCCAAAGAAGGTGATTCAGAAGAGGTGTATCAATGGTCCTTGACCAGTTATGGAGAGTGGAGTAGTAGGAACCttgttgttgttgatggcaatgccggagatgacaatAGGGATAGttga